One region of Phragmites australis chromosome 18, lpPhrAust1.1, whole genome shotgun sequence genomic DNA includes:
- the LOC133899812 gene encoding WUSCHEL-related homeobox 10-like, translating into MDSHNGQAPSHRCGEGEPTTARLRWAPKPEQILILESIFNSGMVNPAKDETARIRRLLERFGAVRDANVFYWFQNRRSRSRRRARQLQQSCSAAAQPQPPAAARVVAGHLHGVNDSASPFVMHGHGHVRAAMPTASPVQSVADAAPHFFADDVDCGGDDLFAISRQMGLMQHGGDHRCSYMANDASQLSCQPTGMSIQVLINGAVYEVPGAGALLDLAGTFGRDAMLVHSSGEILPVNEHGILMKSLQMGECYYLVGELFCLYIFAVIN; encoded by the exons ATGGACTCCCACAACGGCCAAGCTCCCTCTCACCGCTGCGGCGAGGGCGAGCCAACGACGGCGAGGTTGCGGTGGGCGCCGAAGCCAGAGCAGATCCTGATCCTGGAGTCCATCTTCAACAGCGGCATGGTGAACCCTGCCAAGGACGAGACGGCGCGCATTCGCCGCCTCCTCGAGCGCTTCGGCGCCGTCCGCGACGCCAACGTCTTCtactggttccagaaccgccgctcccgctcccgccgccgcgctcgACAGCTCCAGCAGTCCTGCAGTGCAGCTGCCCAGCCCCAGCCCCCTGCCGCCGCCCGAGtcgtcgccggccacctccACGGCGTCAACGACAGCGCATCTCCTTTCGTCATGCACGGGCACGGCCATGTGCGTGCGGCCATGCCCACTGCCTCGCCTGTGCAGTCCGTGGCCGACGCGGCGCCCCACTTCTTTGCAGACGACGTCGACTGCGGCGGCGACGACCTCTTCGCCATCTCCCGGCAAATGGGGCTCATGCAGCACGGTGGTGACCACCGCTGCAGCTACATGGCCAACGACGCCTCCCAGCTGAGTTGTCAACCAACTG GGATGTCTATCCAGGTGTTAATCAACGGCGCGGTGTACGAGGTGCCGGGAGCCGGCGCGTTGTTGGATTTGGCAGGCACGTTTGGGCGTGATGCGATGCTGGTGCACTCCTCCGGCGAGATCCTGCCGGTGAACGAGCACGGCATCCTCATGAAGAGCTTGCAGATGGGGGAGTGCTACTACCTGGTTGGTGAATtattttgtttatatatctTTGCCGtgattaattaa